Genomic window (Thermogemmatispora onikobensis):
ACATTCGCAATATCGTGTTGGCTTCAACAATGTCGCCAGGTGTGCCGCTGGATCTGCAGTCGGCTCTTTCCTTGCGCGCCTAGCTTTGGCGGAGACTGGAGACGAGGCTGGCGGCTTGACGGCCTGCCCGTCTCTTGCCTATAATCTGAACAGCCTGTAACCTTTAACCTTTGCGACCGAAGACAGCAAGTATGCCCGGGGCATGTAAATGATACCGTCCGGTATCAGCTTGCCGAGGAGCACGCTCTGCTTCTTGCTTGCCGGCATATGGGTAGGCGATGCCTGAGCAAGGCAGAGCACAGAGGGAAGGATTGCAAGAAGGCGTAGTATGTTCTGTGCCGTGTTGGTTGCCTGCTGCTCTGCTGGCGACCAGGCCGCCTCTGCGCTCGTTGCACGCTGCTACGCATAGCTGTGATCCATCCACTGCCACTGCTTCCAACGGAAGCTTGCCTCCGGGCCTTCGGTCTTGCACTGAAGGCCCTTTTTCTTTGCGCTCCCTGGTGAGCCTGCCGGGGTGGCTGGTTGGTTGAGTGGTTGACGGACCGGACTGGCCAGCGACTGAGGCGGCGCTGATCCTCGGTCCTCACGTCGCGTCAATGACTTGCCGATCGAGGGGAACTGTTCCCGCCCCTGCGCGCCAGCTCTCGGGGCTGGCTCTGGCTCGGGGAGCAGGCGGGGCCACTTTTTCCCCGCTGACCTGACAGATCTCGGTGCATCCTTGCCCGTCAGCGAACCCATGTTGCCAGAGATTGCTCTTCTCATGCGCGTTGGGAGGCTCTCCCCGCTCGCTGAGGGGAGCAGAGCAGCTGGCGGCTTTCTCTTGTCAAGCAGATACCAACGGCAACAGAACACCAAAAGAAAGGAGGGGAGAGCGGAATGCCTACACCGGCGAAGGCGGCAAAGATCGAAGAACTGGCCGAGAAGCTGGCGCGCTCGCGGATCGCCATCCTGATTCAGACGCAGGGGCTTTCGGTCAAGGAAATGAACGACCTGCGCAGTAAGGTGCGCCCGATGAATGTCGAGGTGCAGGTGGCCAAAAATACCCTGCTGCGCCTGGCTGCCGAGCGCAACCAGATGGAAGGGGTAGACCCAAACATCTTTCACGGCCAGACAACCGTAGCCTTTGGCTACGATGATGAGGTGGCAACCGCCAAGGCGGTCACCGATTACTTGCAGAGCTCGAACGCGGTGGTCCTCAAGGCGGCCATCCTGGGAGGGCGCTCGCTGACACCAGATCGCGTCGAGACGCTCGCCAAGATCAGCGGCGGCAAGCCCTCAGCTCAGGCGCAGCTGGTCGGTGCCCTGCAAGGGCCGCTGTCTACAACCTATAGCCTGCTGGCTGCTCCTTTACGCAACCTCTGCTACGTTCTGCAGGCGCGGGTCGAGCAGCTACAGCAGCAGCAAACCGAGCATGCCTAGTTTCACCTGTATTAAGTGGTATCTAGTGTCTATCACGAAGCCATACGAATCGGAGGAGGTTGCTCCATGTCCATTGAGAGCATCATTGCAGAAATTGAAAAGCTGAACGTGCTGGATCTCGTTGAGCTGACCAAGCAGATTCAAGAGAAGTGGGGAGTTAGCGCGGCTCCTGTCGCGGTAGCGGCGGCTCCTGCGGCGGCTGCGCCGGCTGAGGCGGCTCCTGCGGCTCAGCAAGAGGAGAAGACCGATTTCGATGTCATCCTGAGCGAGGTTGGTGCCGAGAAGATCAAGGTCATCAAGGTGGTGCGCGAGCTGACCAACCTCGGCCTCAAGGAAGCCAAGGAGCTGGTCGAGGGCGCTCCCAAGCCGGTCAAGGAGGGCGTCTCTAAGGAGGAGGCCCAGCAGATCGCTGCCAAGCTGCAGGAAGTGGGCGCCAAGGTCACCATCAAGTAAGTAAGGCGTGCAGACAGAGAGGCAGGCTGGCGCTGGCGCCGCGCTGCGCCTCGCCAGCCTGCCAACAGAGGGAGCGCCTCACGGTGCGGCCCGTATCTATCATCTACGGCCTGCTGCTCCTGGGGGCGCCCCTCTCGCGGCTCTGACTGCTAGCGTTGCTGCGCTGCCCCATTGAACAAAAAGAGCCGTGACAACCTCAACTCGGCTCCCGGCCCGCAAGCCGAAGCTTTCGAGCGGCTCTTGTTCCCTCTACCATCCCGGAACAGCCTTCCCTGCCTGCGCAAGGGCCTGGCCAGCCAGAGCACTCCCCGCGGCAGCCGGCATCAGAGCCATCTAGACGCTGACAAACTAGCGTGATATAATGCATGGGTGTATCATCCAGGACTAGTCAGATTACTACTCAGGCTGAGAGGCGCTCGCCAGAGCATCCTTTCAAACCTGCTAGATGCTTGACTATCTCACCTGAGCCTGCTGAGGAGGTGAAACAGAGGGTGGCATTGACTCGCGAGGATAAAGCTGACATTATTGCTTCGTCGCGCATCCACGAGGCCGATACCGGCTCGCCCGAGGTCCAGGTCTCGCTGCTGACGACTCGTATCAATCAACTGACCGAGCATCTGAAGATCCATAAGCATGATTTTCATTCCCGTCGCGGCCTGATGATGCTGGTGGGTCAGCGGCGTCGCTTGCTTGCTTATCTCAGCCGCAAAAGCCCGGAGCGTTATCGGGCCCTGATTGCGAAGCTCGGCCTGCGCCACTAAGGCCCGAACAAAGGCGAGGCCTGGTTACCTCGCAAGCGATCGGTCGGCATGTCTCCTGGCTCCTCCTCCGCTCACTCGCCTCGCGGACGCTCCTCTCTGTCTAAGGGCAAGGGTGAGAGTGCCAGCAAAAGCAAGCAGGAAGAGAAGGAAAAGAGGAGGAGCGCTCTCTTGTAATGCTTGCCGACCGCTCGCTGTGCAGCTGCGAGTGTACGCTCCTGCAGCTCTCGTGGCGTCCTCCCTGGTCAGGACTCGGGCCTGAACAGGGCCGCTGGCTGAGGTTGTCAGCCAGTGACGCGCCCACCTCCCCAGGAAAGGCTGGTGCAGGTGTTTGCTTTGCTTTGCTTGGGCAGTTTGCCAACCTGGGCCTCAGCCAAAGAAAAAAGAGTGGCTTGTTTCTCTCTCTCTCCTGCATATGATGGGCCAGGCGTGCGTCGAAAATCATGGTGTGCATCTTGTTTGTCCGGGATCATGAGTGATCGTTTCTGTGGGTTATCCAGGAGCGAGACTGGAATCTGCGCACCGCCGGCCAGCTGAAGAGCAGTCGGCAGGCCTGAGAGAGCGGGAAGTATCGGATTGGTTTCGTCTCTCCTTGCCAGAGACGAAAGGAAAAGGCGGTAGAATCAGCTTTCCACCAGGCGCAGCGCCCTCCGCTTGCTATGGACCTGGTCAGGAGTAGAACGTCGGTAGCCTGCCAGTCAGAGAAATGCTGACAGGCCAGAGTGGTATAACTGGCGACAGAGAAAAGGCACGGTGAATCACTCATCTGTAGCTGCCCATCTTGAGCGGATGACCAACGGTCGAAGGGTCGATCGCGCGATCGGATTGGGTTTTCTCAGTAAGGGGCTGAAAGCAGCGCGGTTTCATTCCTTCTTCTTACTCGCTCGCTTGTTGTAGCGGTTCGGAAGGAAAACGGTCGGACAGACAGACAGTCAGTTAGTCACGAAAGAGCAGAGGCAGGGGATCTTATTCAGACAAGTTATCGTTGCGAGCAAGAGTAGAAGTAGTAGTAGTAGTCGTAGTAGTCGGTCAGTTATCTGTTGACAAGCACCCCGTTACGTCCCCGTGAAGCAAGGAGAGTTTCAGGTCTACGGTCCAGCCAAGGGGTGTATAGTAGTCGGAGGAACTATGATCCATCGTCAAGAAGCTGTCATTGGCGGTCGCGTCATGAGCATTGAAACCGGACGAGTAGCTGAGCAGGCCAATGGCGCAGTGTTGTTGCGCTATGGCGATACTGTGATCCTGGCGACCGCCGTAGCCAGTGAAGAGCCTCGTGAAGGCATTGATTTTTTTCCATTGACCGTCGACGTTGAAGAACGTATGTATGCCGCCGGTAAGATCCCCGGCGGGTTTATTAAGCGCGAGGGGCGGGCTTCCGAGCATGCCATTCTCGCCTGCCGCCTCGCTGACCGCCCTCTTCGCCCCCTCTTCCCGAAAGGGTACCGCAACGATGTACAGATTATTATCACTGTGCTCTCTGTAGACCAGGAGAATGATCCCGATGTGCTGGGGATCGTCGGGGCCTCGGCAGCCCTCTGTATCTCCGACATTCCGTTCGCTGGCCCGGTTGGCGCGGTGCGCGTGGGCTACATTGATAACGAGCTGGTGATCAATCCGCTGGAGTCCCAGATGGATCGTAGCCGCCTCGATCTGGTGGTGGCCGGCACAGCGGATGCGGTGATGATGGTCGAGGCTGGGGCCAAGGAGCTGCCCGAAGATATCATGTTGGAGGCAGTGATCCGGGGCCAGGAGGCGCTGCAGGATATTATTAAGATGCAAGAGAAGCTCATGCAGGTGGTGAACGTGGCCAAGCGGCCTTTCGAGACGCCCCCTGTCGATGAGGAGCTGCAGCGCCAGGTGGCTGAGTTCATCCTGCCGCGCCTGGAGCAGGCGGTGAACCATCCCGATAAGACGGCGCGTGCAGCGGCGCTGACCCTGGTCCAGAACGAGCTGGTGCAGACGCTCGGGGCGCAGTATCCCGACCGTTTGAAGGAGATTATGGCCTTCTATGAGAAGGAACTGAAGACCTATGTGCGCAACCAGATTCTGGATCATGGGATCAGGCCCGATGGGCGTGATCTGAAGACGATCCGCCCAATTACCTGCGAGGTCGGTCTGCTGCCGCGCACGCATGGCTCGGCCCTCTTTACGCGCGGTCAGACGCAGGTGCTGAGTGTGGTGACGCTTGGCTCGCCGGGCGAGGAGCAGATCCTTGACGGCCTGACCCCCAGTGAGAGCAAGCGCTTTATGCATCACTACAATTTCCCGCCCTTCTCGACCGGCGAAACCAGGCCGCTGCGCGGTCCAGGCCGCCGCGAGATTGGCCACGGCGCCCTGGCGGAGCGTGCCCTGCTGGCGGTGATCCCTTCGCAGGAAGAGTTCCCTTATACGATCCGAGCCGTCTCCGATGTGCTCTCCTCCAATGGTTCAACCTCAATGGGATCGGTCTGCGGAACAACGCTGGCGTTGATGGATGCCGGCGTCCCCATCCATGCGCCGGTGGCCGGGGTGGCAATGGGGCTGGTAACCGGTGAGGGCGAGCGCGC
Coding sequences:
- a CDS encoding polyribonucleotide nucleotidyltransferase translates to MIHRQEAVIGGRVMSIETGRVAEQANGAVLLRYGDTVILATAVASEEPREGIDFFPLTVDVEERMYAAGKIPGGFIKREGRASEHAILACRLADRPLRPLFPKGYRNDVQIIITVLSVDQENDPDVLGIVGASAALCISDIPFAGPVGAVRVGYIDNELVINPLESQMDRSRLDLVVAGTADAVMMVEAGAKELPEDIMLEAVIRGQEALQDIIKMQEKLMQVVNVAKRPFETPPVDEELQRQVAEFILPRLEQAVNHPDKTARAAALTLVQNELVQTLGAQYPDRLKEIMAFYEKELKTYVRNQILDHGIRPDGRDLKTIRPITCEVGLLPRTHGSALFTRGQTQVLSVVTLGSPGEEQILDGLTPSESKRFMHHYNFPPFSTGETRPLRGPGRREIGHGALAERALLAVIPSQEEFPYTIRAVSDVLSSNGSTSMGSVCGTTLALMDAGVPIHAPVAGVAMGLVTGEGERAGKWAVLSDIQGIEDALGDMDFKVAGTADGVTALQMDIKVKGISYDIMAKALEQAREGRMYIMEKMLDALDAPRPELSVFAPRIQTMKINPDKIGAVIGPGGKT
- the rplJ gene encoding 50S ribosomal protein L10 translates to MPTPAKAAKIEELAEKLARSRIAILIQTQGLSVKEMNDLRSKVRPMNVEVQVAKNTLLRLAAERNQMEGVDPNIFHGQTTVAFGYDDEVATAKAVTDYLQSSNAVVLKAAILGGRSLTPDRVETLAKISGGKPSAQAQLVGALQGPLSTTYSLLAAPLRNLCYVLQARVEQLQQQQTEHA
- the rplL gene encoding 50S ribosomal protein L7/L12; this translates as MSIESIIAEIEKLNVLDLVELTKQIQEKWGVSAAPVAVAAAPAAAAPAEAAPAAQQEEKTDFDVILSEVGAEKIKVIKVVRELTNLGLKEAKELVEGAPKPVKEGVSKEEAQQIAAKLQEVGAKVTIK
- the rpsO gene encoding 30S ribosomal protein S15 produces the protein MALTREDKADIIASSRIHEADTGSPEVQVSLLTTRINQLTEHLKIHKHDFHSRRGLMMLVGQRRRLLAYLSRKSPERYRALIAKLGLRH